One Fusobacterium nucleatum genomic window carries:
- the mnmA gene encoding tRNA 2-thiouridine(34) synthase MnmA, producing the protein MIETKNVAPEFKKYLEFDSNNSNIRIGVAMSGGVDSSTVAYLLKQQGYDIFGVTMKTFKDEDSDAKKVCDDLGIEHYVLDVRDEFKEKVMDYFVDEYMNGRTPNPCMVCNRHIKFGKMLDFILSKGANFMATGHYTKLKNGLLSVGDDSNKDQVYFLSQIEKDRLSKIIFPVGDLEKPKLRELAQQMGVRVYSKKDSQEICFVDDGKLKQFLIENTKGKAEKPGNIVDKNGNILGKHRGFSFYTIGQRKGLGISSEEPLYVLAFDRETNNIIVGENKDLFKDELTATRLNLFSVSSLDSLDNLECFAKTRSRDILHKCLLKKDGDNFQVKFIDNKVRAITPGQGIVFYNDEGNVIAGGFIEK; encoded by the coding sequence TGGAGGAGTTGACAGTTCAACTGTTGCTTATCTTTTAAAACAACAAGGTTATGATATTTTTGGAGTAACTATGAAAACTTTTAAAGATGAGGACTCTGATGCAAAGAAAGTCTGTGATGACTTAGGAATAGAACACTATGTTTTAGATGTAAGAGATGAATTTAAAGAAAAGGTTATGGATTACTTTGTTGATGAATATATGAATGGAAGAACTCCAAATCCTTGTATGGTGTGTAATAGACATATAAAATTTGGTAAGATGTTAGATTTTATTTTATCAAAAGGTGCTAACTTTATGGCAACTGGTCATTATACAAAGTTAAAAAATGGTTTATTGAGTGTAGGAGATGACTCTAATAAAGATCAAGTTTATTTCTTATCTCAAATTGAAAAAGACAGACTTAGTAAGATTATTTTTCCAGTTGGAGATTTAGAAAAACCTAAATTAAGAGAACTTGCTCAACAAATGGGTGTTAGAGTTTATTCTAAAAAAGACTCTCAAGAAATATGTTTTGTTGATGATGGAAAATTAAAACAGTTTTTAATAGAAAATACAAAAGGTAAAGCTGAAAAACCTGGAAATATTGTAGATAAAAATGGAAATATTTTAGGAAAACATAGAGGATTTTCATTCTATACAATAGGTCAAAGAAAAGGTTTAGGGATTTCTAGTGAAGAACCATTATATGTTTTAGCTTTTGATAGAGAAACAAACAATATTATTGTTGGAGAAAATAAAGATTTGTTTAAAGATGAATTAACTGCAACAAGATTAAATCTTTTTTCAGTGTCTTCTTTAGATAGTTTAGATAACTTAGAATGTTTTGCAAAAACTCGTTCAAGAGATATTTTACATAAATGTTTATTGAAAAAAGATGGAGATAATTTCCAAGTAAAGTTTATTGATAATAAAGTTAGAGCTATTACACCAGGACAAGGGATTGTATTTTACAATGATGAAGGAAATGTAATAGCAGGAGGCTTTATTGAAAAATAG
- the mscL gene encoding large-conductance mechanosensitive channel protein MscL has product MKLFDEFKAFVMRGNVVDLAVGVIIGAAFGKIVTSLVNDIFMPIIGMIIGNVDFSSLEIKLGEPVEGAEQAAIRYGAFIQEIVNFLVIALCIFMVIKVINKLQKKKEEAPAPAPEPTKEEVLLTEIRDALNKIADK; this is encoded by the coding sequence ATGAAATTATTTGATGAATTTAAAGCATTTGTTATGCGTGGAAATGTTGTTGATTTAGCAGTTGGTGTTATTATTGGTGCTGCTTTTGGTAAGATAGTAACTAGTTTAGTTAATGATATCTTTATGCCAATAATAGGAATGATAATAGGAAATGTTGATTTCTCATCTTTAGAAATTAAATTAGGAGAACCAGTTGAAGGAGCTGAACAAGCTGCTATTAGATATGGAGCTTTTATTCAAGAAATAGTTAATTTTCTTGTAATTGCACTTTGCATATTTATGGTTATAAAAGTAATAAATAAATTACAAAAGAAAAAAGAAGAAGCACCTGCACCTGCTCCAGAACCTACAAAAGAAGAAGTTTTACTTACTGAAATTAGAGATGCTTTAAATAAGATAGCAGATAAATAA
- a CDS encoding ABC transporter substrate-binding protein, which produces MKKIFSLVFFILFTVSSFAIKVENNQIIDDYSNKIEAKEYKKIIVTDPGVIEILFKIGGEKSIVAIGKTSRSKIYPYDKVDKLVSIGNISNLNLEKVVEYKPDLIIVTSMMLKDTEALKKMGYNVIVSNASSLDGILNLISVTGLISGKKEEAEKLRKECLIKLERIEKENSKKTSKLKGAILFSTSPMIAFSEDSIPGDVLKHLGVINIAANVPGQRPILSPEYILKENPDFLAGAMSLDNPKQIIEASNVIPKTKAGKNNNIFILDSSVILRSSYRIFDEMEVLKEKLDKIEKK; this is translated from the coding sequence ATGAAAAAAATATTTAGTTTAGTCTTTTTTATTCTCTTTACAGTTTCTTCATTTGCTATAAAAGTTGAGAATAATCAAATTATAGATGATTATAGCAATAAAATTGAAGCCAAAGAATATAAAAAAATTATTGTAACTGATCCTGGAGTAATAGAAATACTATTTAAAATAGGTGGAGAAAAATCAATAGTTGCTATTGGTAAAACTTCAAGAAGTAAAATATATCCTTATGATAAAGTGGATAAGTTGGTAAGTATTGGTAATATTTCTAATTTAAACTTAGAGAAAGTTGTAGAGTATAAACCTGATTTAATTATAGTTACTTCCATGATGTTAAAAGACACAGAAGCTTTGAAAAAAATGGGTTACAATGTAATAGTTTCTAATGCATCTAGTTTAGATGGAATTCTTAATTTAATTTCAGTTACAGGACTTATATCAGGAAAAAAAGAAGAAGCAGAAAAGTTAAGAAAAGAATGCTTAATTAAATTAGAAAGAATTGAAAAAGAAAACTCTAAAAAAACTTCTAAATTAAAAGGAGCAATTTTATTTTCAACTTCACCTATGATAGCTTTTTCAGAGGATTCGATACCTGGTGATGTTTTAAAACATTTAGGAGTTATTAATATAGCAGCAAATGTTCCTGGACAAAGACCTATATTATCACCTGAATATATTTTAAAAGAAAATCCTGATTTTCTAGCTGGTGCTATGAGTTTAGACAATCCTAAACAAATTATTGAAGCATCTAATGTCATTCCTAAGACAAAAGCTGGAAAAAATAATAATATTTTTATTTTAGATTCATCAGTTATATTAAGAAGTTCATATAGAATATTTGATGAAATGGAAGTATTAAAAGAAAAATTAGATAAAATAGAGAAAAAATAA